In Odocoileus virginianus isolate 20LAN1187 ecotype Illinois chromosome 15, Ovbor_1.2, whole genome shotgun sequence, a genomic segment contains:
- the TSPYL5 gene encoding testis-specific Y-encoded-like protein 5, whose product MSGRSKGRRSSRAKGRGKSRAKGRVRAAPDDAPRDPDPPECQRLGEETMAAQVQAGAGWGGPEGAEPAPPRRSGEEAACRLPLDCGLALRARAAGTLGQAVTRPCPAKATSVPERLLTDTVFVGTVGTVARLRNGPRVGSRRGPAAKKTPDTCSAVGRGSAALAGGKPKKGAAAEAASAPVGEEKIENAGSGPPATEGSMDTLENVQLKLETMNAQADRAYLRLSRKFGQLRLHHLERRNLLIQNIPGFWGQAFQNHPQLSSFLNNQDKEVLSYLNSLEVEELGLARLGYKIKFYFGRNPYFQNKVLIKEYGCGPSGQVVSRSTPIQWLPGHDLQTLSQGNPDNSRSFFGWFSNHSSIESDKIVEIINEELWPNPLQYYLMSEGARAEKGKEGRLGPARPPGETPEPGVNKSN is encoded by the coding sequence ATGAGCGGCCGGAGTAAGGGGAGAAGGTCCTCCCGCGCCAAAGGCCGTGGCAAGAGCCGCGCCAAAGGCCGAGTCCGCGCCGCGCCTGACGACGCCCCGCGGGACCCGGACCCTCCAGAGTGCCAGAGGCTCGGGGAGGAGACTATGGCGGCACAGGTGCAGGCTGGCGCGGGTTGGGGTGGCCCGGAAGGCGCTGAGCCCGCGCCGCCCCGCCGGTCCGGGGAAGAGGCTGCCTGCCGGCTGCCCCTAGACTGTGGCCTCGCGCTCCGGGCCCGGGCAGCGGGGACTCTCGGGCAGGCGGTGACCAGGCCATGCCCGGCCAAGGCCACATCCGTCCCGGAGCGCCTGTTGACCGACACTGTCTTCGTGGGAACCGTGGGCACCGTGGCGAGGCTGAGAAACGGGCCCCGCGTCGGAAGCCGCCGCGGCCCTGCGGCGAAGAAAACCCCAGATACCTGTAGTGCGGTGGGGAGGGGGTCTGCGGCCTTGGCCGGGGGGAAGCCGAAGAAAGGGGCCGCGGCGGAGGCTGCCTCCGCCCCCGTGGGCGAGGAGAAGATTGAGAACGCGGGGTCAGGGCCCCCGGCGACAGAGGGCAGCATGGATACGCTGGAGAACGTCCAGCTGAAGCTGGAGACCATGAACGCCCAGGCGGACCGGGCCTACCTGCGGCTCTCCCGCAAGTTTGGGCAGTTGCGGCTGCACCACCTAGAGCGCAGGAACCTCCTTATCCAGAATATTCCAGGCTTTTGGGGACAGGCCTTTCAGAACCACCCCCAGCTCTCGTCTTTCCTGAACAACCAGGATAAAGAGGTCCTCAGCTACTTGAATAGCTTGGAGGTGGAAGAGCTCGGCCTGGCGAGACTGGGCTACAAAATCAAGTTCTACTTCGGGCGCAACCCCTATTTCCAAAATAAGGTGCTCATCAAGGAATACGGGTGCGGCCCTTCGGGTCAGGTGGTGTCTCGTTCCACTCCAATCCAGTGGCTCCCCGGGCACGACCTCCAGACCCTTAGCCAGGGGAACCCCGACAATAGCCGGAGCTTCTTTGGGTGGTTTTCAAACCACAGCTCCATCGAGTCTGACAAGATTGTGGAGATAATCAACGAGGAGTTGTGGCCCAATCCCTTACAGTACTACCTGATGAGTGAAGGGGCCCgtgcagagaaaggaaaggagggcagGCTGGGTCCTGCGAGGCCGCCAGGGGAGACCCCGGAGCCTGGGGTAAACAAGTCCAACTGA